In Zhaonella formicivorans, one DNA window encodes the following:
- a CDS encoding helicase-related protein has product MVTLEIGDIVSGPIFPEPVKVVAVRDIGSKMVKIEAVGVNSRRYYDPILGPDELATIVKSSEHHLVLSGEAEHVFLYLEGMRIRNAFQFDPLYGVSVSQVDPLPHQIEAVYHHILKNPSIRFLLADDPGAGKTIMAGLLLKELKYRGLVNRVLIIVPGHLKEQWLREMKERFQESFIIVDRGVMNASWGQNVWTERHQIITSLDFAKQDDVMFALKDSSWDLVIVDEAHKMSAYKYGEKISKTVRYQFGELISQITKYLLFLTATPHRGDPENFRLFLDLLQPGFFASTEMLAASIQNQDNPLFLRRLKEDLKGFDNNPLFPPRQVETVKYRLSDAEKMLYNAVTDYVEQHFNKALQKEKRNVAFALTILQRRLASSVRAARKSLERRCSRLEELYKKGQLLQEVGYTEDYLEDLEENQRWQKEEELLEKLTSAETLDELKVEIDKLKELVLLAREVEKQEIETKLNRLREVIENERVKETGAKILIFTESRDTLEYLAEKIGKKWGYYITTIHGGMGMDARIRAEHEFKNRAQVMVATEAAGEGINLQFCWLMVNYDIPWNPNRLEQRMGRVHRYGQRNEVHIYNLVAVDTREGKILEKLFEKLNRMKEHLGSDRVFDVIGDILPGTSLKDLILEAIANRRTMEDILSEMERIPDAEAIQRVREATLEALATRHIDLSRIIGEQRIARENRLVPEYIEKFFLRAAQKLEFKIEKRQDGFWRVASVPFEVRNQPYEFKIKYGEVQREYLKISFDKEKASEGEAEFVSIGHPLMEAVLETVFKKYRQDASRGAIFVDPDGKKNGLLWFMTGEIKDGRGDIAGRKLFCIYQGADGRLVDVSPSLIWDLKPGKSGSHDLGAEVMPVSQDDVIAFALEQQLLSYREELLEQRRRDAALKEKYGLRSIESLILESEAKLADYEIRRLKGEKIPDVTMIQEQRKREDLERKKERLLEDIRVETSLYPSEPALLAIVRVVPGSTLSDEMASDAAIEQVGMDLAMKFEQEQGRQPEDVSAQALGYDIRSVDREGNYRYIEVKARARTGAIALTPNEWVMANRLGEEYWLYVVEQAAANPQLYLIQNPAACLKPDEQVEIVRYVVRNWRPAARRA; this is encoded by the coding sequence ATGGTGACTCTTGAAATTGGTGATATAGTAAGTGGCCCAATTTTTCCCGAACCGGTTAAAGTGGTGGCTGTTAGAGATATAGGTTCGAAGATGGTCAAAATCGAGGCTGTCGGTGTTAATTCCAGGAGATATTATGATCCCATCCTGGGCCCTGATGAGCTAGCAACTATTGTCAAATCTTCTGAACACCATCTAGTGCTCTCAGGTGAAGCCGAGCATGTATTTCTTTACTTGGAAGGTATGCGAATCCGTAATGCCTTCCAGTTTGACCCGCTATACGGCGTGAGCGTTTCGCAGGTTGACCCTTTGCCGCACCAAATCGAAGCCGTCTACCATCACATTCTCAAGAATCCCAGTATTCGTTTCCTGCTGGCCGACGATCCCGGTGCCGGCAAGACTATAATGGCCGGGCTATTATTGAAAGAGTTGAAATACAGAGGTCTGGTTAATCGAGTCCTTATTATCGTGCCCGGGCATCTAAAGGAACAATGGTTACGCGAGATGAAAGAGCGCTTTCAGGAGAGTTTTATAATTGTCGACCGAGGTGTAATGAACGCCAGCTGGGGCCAAAACGTATGGACTGAGCGCCATCAAATCATAACTTCCCTGGATTTTGCCAAACAGGATGACGTTATGTTTGCTCTAAAGGATTCCTCTTGGGATCTGGTCATTGTGGACGAAGCCCATAAGATGTCCGCCTATAAATACGGGGAAAAAATCAGCAAAACCGTCCGCTACCAGTTCGGCGAGCTCATTTCCCAGATTACTAAATATCTCCTCTTTCTTACTGCCACACCCCATCGCGGAGATCCGGAAAACTTCCGCCTGTTTTTGGACCTTCTGCAGCCTGGCTTTTTTGCCAGTACAGAAATGCTGGCCGCCTCGATTCAAAATCAGGATAACCCGCTTTTTTTAAGGCGGCTTAAAGAAGACCTTAAAGGGTTTGACAATAATCCCCTTTTCCCTCCCCGCCAGGTAGAGACAGTGAAATACCGGCTGAGTGATGCCGAAAAGATGCTTTATAACGCAGTCACCGACTATGTGGAGCAACACTTCAATAAGGCTCTGCAGAAGGAGAAACGCAATGTTGCCTTCGCGTTGACCATCCTGCAGCGGAGGTTAGCCTCTAGCGTCAGAGCGGCACGCAAATCTTTAGAGCGCCGGTGCAGTCGTCTGGAAGAGCTGTATAAAAAGGGGCAGTTGCTTCAGGAAGTCGGTTATACGGAGGATTATTTGGAAGACCTGGAAGAGAACCAGCGGTGGCAGAAAGAAGAAGAGCTTTTGGAAAAACTGACTTCTGCAGAAACGCTGGATGAACTGAAGGTTGAAATCGATAAGTTGAAGGAACTTGTTCTGCTGGCTAGAGAGGTCGAAAAGCAAGAGATCGAAACCAAGCTTAACCGACTCAGGGAAGTCATCGAAAATGAGAGGGTCAAAGAAACCGGTGCTAAGATCCTGATTTTTACCGAATCCAGGGATACACTGGAGTACCTAGCAGAGAAGATCGGCAAGAAATGGGGATATTACATCACCACTATTCACGGTGGGATGGGCATGGATGCCCGTATCAGGGCGGAACACGAATTCAAGAACAGGGCCCAGGTCATGGTGGCTACGGAAGCGGCCGGTGAAGGCATAAATCTTCAATTTTGCTGGTTGATGGTTAATTATGACATCCCCTGGAACCCCAACCGCCTGGAGCAGAGGATGGGACGCGTTCACCGCTACGGGCAACGGAACGAAGTCCATATTTACAACCTGGTGGCAGTGGATACCCGGGAGGGAAAGATTTTAGAAAAGCTTTTTGAGAAACTGAACCGCATGAAAGAACACCTGGGATCCGACCGGGTCTTTGATGTCATTGGCGACATCCTGCCAGGGACCAGCCTGAAAGACCTTATCCTGGAAGCTATTGCTAACCGCCGGACTATGGAAGATATTCTGTCCGAGATGGAACGGATCCCTGATGCCGAGGCCATCCAAAGGGTCAGGGAGGCAACCCTGGAAGCGCTGGCTACGCGTCACATCGATCTTTCCCGCATCATCGGGGAGCAGCGCATTGCCCGGGAGAACCGTTTGGTACCGGAGTATATCGAAAAGTTTTTCCTTCGGGCCGCCCAAAAACTTGAATTCAAAATAGAAAAGCGTCAGGACGGATTTTGGCGGGTAGCCTCGGTTCCCTTTGAAGTGCGCAACCAGCCTTATGAGTTCAAGATTAAATACGGTGAAGTACAGCGGGAGTACCTGAAGATATCCTTTGATAAAGAGAAGGCATCTGAAGGGGAAGCCGAATTTGTCTCTATTGGCCATCCATTGATGGAGGCGGTTTTGGAGACCGTATTTAAGAAATACCGGCAGGATGCTTCCCGCGGCGCCATATTTGTCGATCCTGACGGCAAAAAGAACGGGCTGCTCTGGTTTATGACCGGAGAGATAAAAGACGGAAGAGGTGATATAGCCGGCCGCAAGCTGTTTTGCATTTATCAGGGTGCCGATGGCCGGCTGGTTGATGTTAGTCCTTCGCTTATCTGGGACCTTAAACCGGGTAAAAGTGGTTCTCATGATTTGGGAGCGGAGGTTATGCCTGTATCGCAGGACGATGTTATTGCTTTCGCTTTGGAGCAGCAGCTACTGTCTTACAGGGAGGAACTGCTCGAGCAGAGGCGGCGGGATGCAGCCCTCAAAGAAAAATACGGACTAAGGTCTATCGAATCGCTAATCCTCGAATCGGAAGCCAAGTTGGCCGACTATGAAATAAGGAGGCTTAAAGGCGAGAAAATTCCGGATGTAACTATGATCCAGGAACAACGGAAACGGGAAGACTTGGAGCGAAAAAAGGAACGGCTTTTAGAAGACATTCGCGTCGAGACAAGTCTCTATCCATCTGAGCCGGCTCTACTTGCCATAGTCCGGGTGGTGCCGGGGAGCACTCTATCGGATGAAATGGCCAGTGATGCGGCTATTGAGCAGGTGGGCATGGACCTGGCCATGAAATTTGAGCAGGAACAGGGCCGGCAGCCGGAAGACGTGTCCGCTCAGGCCCTGGGTTATGATATCCGCTCCGTCGACAGGGAGGGCAATTACCGCTATATCGAGGTTAAGGCCCGGGCAAGGACCGGCGCCATCGCCCTGACTCCCAACGAGTGGGTGATGGCCAACCGCCTGGGAGAGGAGTACTGGCTGTACGTGGTGGAGCAGGCGGCAGCTAACCCGCAGCTCTACCTGATCCAGAACCCGGCAGCCTGTTTGAAACCCGATGAGCAGGTGGAAATCGTACGTTATGTGGTCAGGAACTGGCGGCCGGCAGCCAGGAGAGCTTAA
- a CDS encoding AbrB/MazE/SpoVT family DNA-binding domain-containing protein — MGPKGQMTLPKEIRTALEIEEGDRVLLRIEDDGKVVLEKAIIIPASEKDGFHVQ; from the coding sequence ATGGGACCGAAAGGTCAAATGACGTTGCCAAAAGAAATACGGACTGCTCTTGAAATAGAAGAGGGCGACCGGGTTCTTCTTAGAATCGAAGACGATGGGAAGGTCGTCCTGGAGAAGGCGATAATTATTCCCGCCAGTGAAAAAGATGGGTTTCACGTCCAATGA
- a CDS encoding UPF0175 family protein translates to MPDQTIRIDLELPKELFIKGRESAQRVKMEALKRLAATFYADGSLSLGKAAELANVSKQEFLDFLAAHNIPLNYDLDELEEDLATVKEFLQNESGL, encoded by the coding sequence ATGCCTGACCAAACTATAAGGATTGATCTCGAGTTGCCAAAAGAACTGTTCATCAAAGGCCGGGAATCGGCTCAACGGGTAAAAATGGAGGCCTTGAAGAGGCTGGCGGCAACCTTTTACGCAGATGGGAGTTTATCCCTGGGCAAGGCGGCGGAACTGGCCAACGTTTCCAAACAGGAATTCCTCGATTTCTTGGCCGCACATAACATTCCTCTCAACTATGATCTCGACGAGCTAGAGGAAGACTTGGCGACCGTTAAGGAGTTTTTGCAAAATGAAAGTGGTCTCTAA
- a CDS encoding DUF3368 domain-containing protein — MKVVSNSTPLIALARIKQVNLLHAVFGRIIIPQGVYNEVVLQGTELPGVKEIREATWIETLQVQNVLAVSLLRTDLDRGEAEAIVLAKEVKADYLLVDEKKARRIARNSGLRIMGTLGVVALGVKKGLLPAIDPILDSLEQNGFRFSERVRTKIKEEIRK; from the coding sequence ATGAAAGTGGTCTCTAACTCGACACCACTTATTGCTTTAGCCCGGATTAAGCAAGTAAACCTCCTGCATGCCGTATTTGGACGAATTATTATTCCTCAAGGTGTATACAATGAAGTGGTACTACAGGGAACTGAACTTCCCGGTGTGAAAGAAATCAGAGAAGCTACCTGGATCGAGACCCTCCAAGTACAAAACGTTCTGGCGGTTTCCTTACTTAGAACCGACCTTGATCGGGGAGAAGCGGAAGCCATCGTTTTAGCCAAGGAAGTTAAGGCGGATTATCTTTTAGTTGATGAGAAAAAAGCCCGACGTATCGCCAGAAACTCGGGCTTAAGGATTATGGGTACCTTAGGCGTTGTGGCGCTTGGTGTAAAAAAGGGGTTATTGCCTGCTATTGACCCAATCCTCGATAGCCTGGAACAGAATGGGTTCCGCTTTAGCGAAAGGGTAAGAACAAAAATTAAGGAAGAAATTAGGAAATAA
- a CDS encoding helix-turn-helix domain-containing protein, whose product MKIVLELKKQKSIMAENLPLVLIVQEVARYLRIGKSLAYELTKRKDFPALRIGRTVRVHRDAFLLWLEENLKK is encoded by the coding sequence GTGAAAATCGTGCTTGAACTTAAAAAGCAAAAAAGCATTATGGCAGAAAATTTACCGTTAGTATTAATCGTTCAAGAAGTTGCCCGTTACTTGCGAATAGGAAAAAGTCTCGCCTACGAACTAACTAAACGCAAGGACTTTCCCGCGCTTCGGATAGGTCGCACTGTTCGAGTGCATAGAGACGCTTTTTTGCTCTGGCTGGAGGAAAACCTCAAAAAGTAA
- a CDS encoding tyrosine-type recombinase/integrase: MGGSIEKRGKNTWRIRYELPRDPKTGKRRQGSKTVHGTKKDAEKVLRDILTQIDQGTHIEPSDLPLEKFLNQWLQMHRANIRDKTFYRYESIIRNHINPTLGKIPLSKLTPYHIQCLYTEKLAGNRSDGEKGSLSKASVRYIHSVLHKALETAVNLDMISRNPADKVHPPSPEDIEITPLMEEQIARFLDAAKGNRFEALFITVLGTGLRRGEVLGLRWEDIDLQNGLLTVQRTLETAKGKLQFVPPKTKTSKRTISLPPSVVEALKKHRIQQMQHKLRLGPLYEDQGLVFPSETGTPFNPDNLDRYFKPILKKAGLPDIRFHDLRHTHATLLIKRGEDIKMVSQRLSHSDVAFTIRVYHHVMPNVEREAMLRFDEVLQGSGQKKIGQDMSLSAPCGS; this comes from the coding sequence ATGGGAGGGAGTATAGAAAAAAGAGGAAAAAATACCTGGCGAATCAGGTATGAACTGCCGCGAGACCCCAAGACCGGCAAGCGGCGTCAGGGGTCCAAAACCGTTCATGGAACGAAAAAAGACGCTGAAAAAGTTCTTAGAGACATACTTACTCAAATTGACCAGGGAACGCATATTGAGCCTTCTGATTTGCCTTTAGAGAAATTTCTCAATCAGTGGCTCCAAATGCACCGCGCCAACATTCGAGATAAAACTTTCTATCGCTACGAAAGCATAATCAGAAATCATATCAATCCAACGCTGGGGAAAATACCTCTCAGTAAACTAACACCATATCATATTCAGTGTCTATACACTGAAAAACTAGCGGGAAACAGGTCAGACGGGGAAAAAGGCAGTTTAAGCAAGGCCTCAGTGCGTTACATTCACAGCGTTCTCCATAAGGCACTGGAAACTGCTGTAAATCTGGACATGATTTCACGAAATCCGGCGGATAAAGTTCATCCGCCGTCGCCGGAAGACATTGAAATTACCCCGCTGATGGAAGAGCAAATAGCACGTTTCTTAGACGCAGCCAAAGGAAACCGTTTTGAGGCGCTGTTCATCACGGTCCTGGGAACCGGCTTGAGAAGAGGAGAAGTGTTGGGCTTACGGTGGGAGGATATTGACCTTCAGAACGGACTTTTGACAGTCCAGAGGACGCTTGAAACGGCAAAAGGGAAGCTCCAATTCGTTCCACCAAAAACTAAAACCTCTAAGCGAACAATTTCACTGCCGCCATCCGTCGTTGAAGCACTAAAAAAACACCGCATACAACAAATGCAGCATAAACTCCGCCTGGGACCGCTGTATGAGGACCAAGGGCTGGTATTCCCCAGCGAAACGGGTACACCTTTTAACCCCGACAACCTGGACCGCTACTTTAAACCAATCCTTAAAAAAGCAGGGCTGCCGGACATCCGCTTTCATGACTTAAGACACACCCACGCAACCCTGCTTATAAAGCGCGGTGAAGACATAAAGATGGTGAGCCAGCGTTTGAGCCACAGCGACGTAGCTTTTACAATCAGGGTTTATCACCACGTAATGCCCAATGTCGAACGCGAGGCCATGCTCCGCTTCGACGAAGTGCTCCAAGGAAGCGGGCAAAAAAAAATAGGACAGGATATGTCCCTGTCCGCTCCTTGCGGCTCGTGA
- a CDS encoding HAD family hydrolase, whose protein sequence is MIKVDIPGKGELQLKHLVLDYNGTLACDGNVLPGVKEKLNLLAEQLSVYIITADTFGKCREQCSGIKAEIKILKKPLGAREKEEFVISLGSGNVVAIGNGSNDGLMLAKAALGIIVLGPEGAAVKALQQADVLVKDINDGLDLLLYPKRLVATLRE, encoded by the coding sequence ATGATTAAAGTTGATATTCCTGGCAAAGGGGAACTGCAATTAAAGCATTTAGTCCTGGATTATAACGGAACCCTGGCTTGTGACGGCAATGTGTTGCCTGGCGTTAAAGAAAAACTTAATTTACTGGCTGAACAGTTGTCTGTTTACATTATTACCGCAGATACTTTTGGCAAATGCCGGGAGCAATGCAGTGGGATAAAGGCAGAAATAAAAATACTTAAAAAGCCTTTAGGTGCAAGGGAAAAAGAGGAGTTCGTAATCTCGTTGGGAAGCGGGAATGTTGTGGCTATTGGAAATGGCAGCAATGATGGCCTAATGCTTGCCAAGGCGGCTCTGGGAATTATAGTTTTAGGTCCAGAGGGGGCAGCTGTAAAAGCATTGCAGCAGGCAGATGTTTTGGTGAAGGATATTAACGATGGTTTGGATTTGCTTTTATATCCCAAAAGGCTTGTTGCCACATTAAGAGAATAG
- a CDS encoding type II toxin-antitoxin system prevent-host-death family antitoxin, producing MYKIIPSTNLRNKYNQISELARKEQKPIVLTKNGEGDLVVMSIELFEKKELEYEEKEMELEFYKQLFEDEKDIEEGKFFTGDQVSQMLSKFIKEDLPEVREKIRKQYS from the coding sequence ATGTACAAAATAATCCCCAGTACAAACTTGAGAAATAAATATAACCAGATTTCAGAGTTGGCTAGAAAAGAACAAAAACCGATTGTTCTTACAAAAAACGGAGAGGGAGACCTGGTTGTAATGAGCATCGAGCTTTTTGAAAAAAAGGAACTGGAGTATGAGGAGAAAGAGATGGAGCTTGAGTTTTATAAACAGCTTTTTGAAGACGAGAAAGATATTGAAGAAGGCAAGTTTTTCACAGGCGATCAAGTCTCTCAAATGCTTTCCAAATTTATCAAAGAAGATTTGCCTGAAGTAAGGGAAAAAATTAGAAAACAGTATTCTTAA
- the selB gene encoding selenocysteine-specific translation elongation factor, with the protein MDYVIVGTAGHVDHGKTELVKALTGINTDRLKEERERGISIELGFAPLQFSNGQRVGLVDVPGHEKFIKQMLAGVGGMDLVMLVVAADEGVMPQTQEHLDIIDLLQIKKGIIVITKSDLVDADWLELVREEVREAVRGTVLEEAPMIAVSALTGHGIPELKSLLQEMVAKTPPKSLAGKVRLPIDRVFSITGFGTVVTGTLWSGKVKLGETLQILPEGLQTRVRSLQVHGQQVEEALAGQRVAINLAGIEVSEIARGSVVVSPGALFPSHRIDAELHLLQHATELENRDRVRVHVGTSEVLGRVVLLDREKLQPGETAFVQLQLENVLVSAKGDRFVIRSYSPMHTIGGGVIIEPKAERHKRFNRQVLDMLATKLQGTPEELILEALNAGEPAFLTREALAEKTNLPLPSVDETAEALKAAQKVTEIAAEGSCWLAARLRYEDIVEQVRQMLGEYHQRHPLRPGLPKEELRSRKFSQWGAKLFNALLQTWTETGFLRVDGNYIALQSFTPTPDEAEQRLLSQIERHFLDNKFQPAEWSELTGRLKLNEETAGELLRYLLWKGILYKINEELYFHRVALEEAKDLIASYIKEHGSVQLGEVRDLLNSSRKYVLPLLEYFDQIKFTKRVQDKRILF; encoded by the coding sequence ATGGATTACGTAATTGTAGGGACCGCAGGACACGTTGACCATGGAAAAACTGAGCTGGTAAAAGCACTGACAGGTATTAATACCGACCGTTTAAAAGAAGAAAGGGAACGGGGCATTTCAATAGAACTGGGCTTTGCTCCGCTGCAGTTTTCCAATGGCCAGCGGGTAGGGCTGGTTGATGTTCCCGGCCACGAAAAATTTATCAAACAGATGCTGGCCGGTGTGGGCGGCATGGATTTGGTCATGCTGGTTGTAGCTGCTGACGAAGGTGTGATGCCCCAAACCCAGGAGCATCTGGATATTATTGATTTGTTGCAAATTAAAAAGGGCATAATTGTTATCACCAAATCGGATTTGGTAGATGCGGATTGGCTGGAACTGGTACGGGAAGAAGTCCGGGAGGCGGTGAGAGGTACGGTACTGGAAGAAGCACCAATGATTGCAGTTTCAGCGCTAACCGGACACGGGATTCCTGAACTTAAATCCCTGCTGCAGGAAATGGTAGCAAAAACACCACCTAAATCCTTGGCAGGCAAGGTAAGGCTGCCTATAGACCGCGTTTTTTCCATTACCGGCTTTGGCACCGTAGTAACAGGCACTCTCTGGTCAGGCAAAGTTAAACTGGGAGAGACTTTGCAAATTCTCCCCGAAGGTCTGCAGACAAGGGTGCGCTCTCTACAAGTACATGGCCAGCAGGTAGAAGAAGCCCTGGCAGGGCAGCGGGTGGCAATTAATCTGGCGGGAATAGAGGTTTCGGAGATCGCGCGGGGAAGCGTGGTGGTATCACCAGGGGCCCTTTTCCCCTCCCATAGAATTGATGCTGAACTGCATTTGTTACAGCATGCAACGGAACTGGAAAACAGGGACCGGGTTCGGGTTCATGTAGGGACCAGCGAGGTCTTGGGGCGGGTAGTGCTTCTGGACCGTGAAAAGCTGCAGCCCGGCGAGACCGCATTCGTTCAACTGCAGTTGGAAAATGTACTGGTTTCCGCCAAAGGGGACAGATTTGTAATCAGATCTTATTCTCCCATGCATACTATAGGCGGCGGGGTAATTATTGAGCCAAAAGCTGAAAGACACAAAAGGTTCAACCGGCAGGTCCTGGATATGCTGGCCACAAAGCTGCAGGGAACACCTGAGGAATTGATTTTGGAAGCTTTAAATGCAGGCGAACCTGCATTTTTGACACGTGAAGCACTGGCTGAAAAGACTAATTTGCCGCTGCCCTCAGTCGATGAAACAGCGGAAGCGCTCAAAGCGGCGCAAAAAGTTACGGAGATTGCTGCCGAGGGCAGCTGCTGGTTAGCGGCCCGCCTGCGCTATGAGGACATTGTGGAGCAGGTTAGACAGATGTTAGGTGAGTATCATCAGCGGCATCCGCTTCGGCCCGGTTTGCCAAAGGAGGAACTGCGCTCCCGCAAATTTAGCCAATGGGGAGCTAAGCTCTTTAATGCTCTGCTGCAGACTTGGACTGAGACGGGTTTCCTTCGAGTGGACGGGAACTATATAGCACTACAAAGCTTCACTCCAACTCCGGATGAAGCGGAGCAAAGACTGCTCTCCCAAATTGAGCGGCATTTCCTGGACAACAAGTTTCAGCCGGCTGAGTGGAGCGAGCTGACCGGTCGGCTGAAGTTAAATGAGGAAACAGCCGGCGAACTGCTAAGATACCTGCTCTGGAAGGGTATCCTCTATAAAATTAATGAGGAACTCTATTTTCATAGAGTTGCTCTTGAAGAAGCAAAAGATTTGATAGCCTCCTATATCAAAGAGCATGGCTCCGTCCAGCTGGGTGAGGTAAGGGATCTGCTCAATAGTTCACGTAAATATGTTTTGCCGCTTCTGGAGTATTTCGACCAAATTAAATTCACCAAGCGGGTTCAGGATAAGAGAATATTATTTTAG
- the selA gene encoding L-seryl-tRNA(Sec) selenium transferase — protein MQAKELLRGLPAVDEVLQADEIQAAMAKSGRSIIVNCIREAIGEIRKQILAGQPVGHDGLKAQVIARTLFIARQKEKYNLRPVLNATGIILHTNLGRAVLSAKAKEAINRVAGSYNNLELDLATGERGSRYSHVVDLLKVLTGCEDALVVNNNAAAVLLTLGTLAKGKEVIVSRGQLVEIGGSFRVPEVMAASGAQLVEVGTTNKTYLKDYASAITENTAVLLKVHTSNYRVIGFTHETSTAELVALGKERGIPVVEDLGSGFLVNLESYGITGEPNVQELVRQGVDVVTFSGDKLLGGPQAGIIVGRKEYVSLMKKNPLTRALRVDKLTMSALEATLREYLDSDRVLQDNPTLRMLTTPAEQLKKEAEKMKKLLQKELPGVEVAVEQGYSQAGGGSLPTTDIPTYLVTLHSEAISEDKVAEKLRQGEPAVLVRIAQGKIILDVRTILPGEEELLVEACSQAFKSVQEG, from the coding sequence TTGCAGGCAAAGGAATTACTGCGGGGTCTCCCTGCTGTGGATGAAGTGCTGCAGGCCGATGAAATACAGGCGGCTATGGCGAAAAGCGGCAGGTCCATAATAGTAAATTGCATCAGGGAAGCCATAGGGGAAATTCGCAAACAAATTTTAGCAGGTCAACCCGTTGGGCATGACGGGCTTAAGGCCCAGGTGATTGCCAGAACCCTCTTTATAGCCCGTCAGAAAGAAAAATATAATTTGCGGCCTGTGCTTAACGCTACAGGTATCATTCTGCATACTAACCTTGGCCGGGCGGTGCTGAGCGCTAAAGCTAAAGAGGCCATCAACAGGGTAGCCGGCAGCTATAACAATTTGGAGCTGGATCTGGCCACAGGTGAACGAGGCTCCCGCTACAGCCATGTGGTGGACCTGCTAAAGGTGCTTACCGGCTGTGAAGACGCACTGGTGGTGAACAATAACGCGGCTGCTGTATTGCTCACGCTCGGTACCTTAGCCAAAGGGAAAGAAGTAATTGTTTCCCGTGGGCAATTGGTGGAGATCGGCGGTTCTTTCCGGGTGCCTGAAGTGATGGCTGCCAGCGGTGCCCAACTGGTTGAAGTCGGGACCACCAATAAAACTTACTTGAAGGATTACGCAAGTGCCATCACTGAAAATACTGCAGTACTTTTAAAAGTGCACACCAGCAATTACCGGGTAATAGGTTTTACCCACGAAACTTCCACTGCCGAGTTAGTAGCTTTGGGGAAGGAAAGAGGTATTCCCGTGGTTGAGGATTTAGGCAGTGGCTTTTTGGTTAACTTGGAGAGCTATGGAATCACAGGGGAACCTAACGTCCAGGAACTGGTCCGCCAGGGTGTTGATGTAGTTACTTTTAGCGGCGATAAACTTTTGGGCGGACCACAGGCCGGCATTATTGTAGGACGGAAAGAATATGTTTCATTAATGAAAAAAAATCCGTTAACCAGGGCCCTGAGAGTAGATAAATTAACCATGTCCGCTTTGGAAGCAACCTTAAGGGAGTATTTGGATTCCGACCGGGTACTGCAGGATAATCCTACGCTGCGCATGCTGACTACGCCTGCTGAGCAGTTGAAGAAAGAAGCAGAAAAAATGAAAAAACTGCTTCAAAAAGAGCTTCCGGGCGTGGAAGTAGCAGTGGAACAAGGTTACTCCCAGGCCGGCGGCGGCTCGCTTCCCACCACCGATATCCCCACTTACCTGGTTACCCTACATTCAGAAGCTATTTCGGAGGATAAGGTTGCCGAAAAATTGAGACAAGGGGAGCCGGCTGTGCTGGTCAGAATTGCTCAGGGAAAGATCATCCTGGATGTCAGGACAATCCTCCCCGGCGAAGAAGAACTTCTGGTCGAGGCGTGCAGTCAAGCTTTTAAGTCAGTGCAGGAGGGGTAA
- a CDS encoding CBS and ACT domain-containing protein: MYVRTRMTENPITITRQTTIAEALDLMRRSSVRRLPVMENGKLIGIVTDRDLSEVSPSPATSLSVFEINYLLAKMKIGDVLPKNQTVITIHPDAFLEEAALLMREHKIGALPVMEDGKLVGIITETNIFDAFIDLLGVRDAGTRITIEVEDKPGVLADVTEVIRDYGANILRVAVFRNGGDKTLVVIRLNTADVAPIVEVLKQHGYSIHSVVNYQEFQPN, from the coding sequence TTGTACGTACGCACGCGGATGACTGAAAACCCAATTACAATTACCCGCCAAACTACCATTGCGGAAGCATTGGATTTGATGCGCCGGAGCAGTGTGCGTCGCTTACCCGTAATGGAAAATGGCAAATTAATCGGAATTGTGACCGACCGGGATTTAAGTGAGGTGTCTCCGTCTCCGGCCACTTCTCTCAGTGTTTTTGAGATCAATTATTTGTTGGCAAAAATGAAAATTGGCGATGTTTTGCCTAAGAACCAGACAGTGATTACTATTCATCCCGATGCATTTTTGGAAGAAGCGGCGTTACTGATGCGGGAGCATAAAATAGGCGCCCTGCCGGTCATGGAGGATGGTAAGCTGGTAGGCATCATTACTGAAACTAATATTTTTGACGCATTTATCGATCTTTTGGGTGTCCGGGATGCCGGTACCAGGATTACTATTGAGGTGGAGGATAAGCCAGGCGTGCTGGCCGATGTAACCGAAGTGATCCGGGACTACGGCGCTAATATCTTGCGGGTGGCCGTTTTCAGAAACGGCGGGGATAAGACCCTGGTGGTGATCCGACTGAATACTGCCGACGTGGCGCCCATTGTGGAAGTGTTGAAGCAGCATGGTTACAGTATTCATTCGGTGGTCAATTACCAGGAGTTTCAACCCAATTAG